From the genome of Caloenas nicobarica isolate bCalNic1 chromosome 14, bCalNic1.hap1, whole genome shotgun sequence, one region includes:
- the NLRC3 gene encoding NLR family CARD domain-containing protein 3 yields MSREASDGRGLDQPLPQAAGEVHLTTVPGGDHLLPAEAGPPHGGGGQPGAGGELPARAEPVVQKHLESLQSYYGNGLDTGPLQRLTNLLLVEGLTDIQQKEHDILQIEATKGLRSVSKSISLEKLFLPLSKLSIPPRISVTIGVAGIGKSTLVKLFVYTWAKGEINRDIIFVLPLTFRELNTYEKLSAERLICLAFPHIAEPNCISAGAARTLLILDGLDEFKTPLDFSNTVVCTDPKKEIQVDNLITNIIRGNLLQEASVWVTSRPTAASQIPGGLVDRMTEIRGFRAAEMKDFLDQMFLDNRDLSSQVLHHIRANRSLHILCTVPGFCWIYGSSIGYYLKNSTNQSQETTVVPRTLSEIYSYYFKMALSNDWPEKPRETLRIEQAVNNSKKIVGSLGRLAFYGLLKKKYVFYEQDMKAYGIDLALLQSSLCSRLLLKEETPSFTAYCFSHLTIQEFLAAIYYYTAAKRAIFDLFTESGMSWPKLGFLSHFKSAVQRSLQAEDRQLDVFVRFLSGLLSPQVNKLLSGWLLVKDEHNSFRNQAISFLQGCLNTDYVISLRTVNTVHCLYEIQHMEIAKAVEEAMKNESLAGMLTPVNCSALAYLLQVSDVCVEETNLSSCLTYNVCKSLLPQLLFCQNLRLDNNQFKDNVMELLGSMLSVKDCQIQKLSLAENQISNKGAKALARSLMVNRSLTVLDLRSNSIGPTGAKALADALKKNQVLLSLNLQHNVIKEDGATFLAEALLTNHRLMTLHLQKNAIGAHGARKIAEALKQNCSLKELTLSSNAVGDNGSVALAEALKVNHSLQSLDLQSNSISSAGVMALTLALCTNKGLISLNLRENSISKDGGPAIARALRINSTLRKLDLAANLLYDEGGKAIALAMKENQALTSLHLQWNFIQAKAATALAQALQSNSSLATLDLQENAIGDEGMAALSTALKVNTTLSDLHLQVASVGATGAQALAEALMVNKSLQILDLRGNSIGVAGAKAMANALKVNRSLRWLNLQENSLGMDGAICIATALKGNHGLTYVNLQGNRIGQSGAKMISDAIRTNSPDCVVDV; encoded by the exons ATGTCACGGGAGGCCTCTGATGGAAG AGGCTTGGATCAACCGCTACCGCAAGCAGCTGGTGAGGTCCATCTCACCACAGTTCCTGGAGGAGATCATCTGCTACCTGCGGAGGCTGGACCTCCTCACGGCGGAGGAGGCCAGCCGGGCGCAGGAGGCGAGCTCCCTGCCCGAGCAG AACCTGTGGTGCAGAAGCACCTGGAGAGCCTCCAAAGCTACTATGGGAACGGCTTGGACACGGGTCCCCTCCAGCGACTCACGAACCTGCTGCTGGTGGAAGGCTTGACCGATATCCAGCAGAAGGAGCATGACATCCTGCAGATTGAAGCCACCAAAGGCCTACGAAGTGTATCTAAGAGCATCTCTCTGGAGAAGCTCTTCCTGCCTCTCTCCAAGCTCAGCATCCCACCTCGGATCTCTGTCACCATCGGAGTGGCCGGGATTGGCAAAAGCACCCTTGTGAAGCTGTTTGTCTACACCTGGGCAAAAGGGGAGATCAACAGGGACATCATCTTTGTGCTGCCCCTCACCTTCCGGGAGCTCAACACCTATGAGAAGCTCTCTGCTGAGAGGCTCATCTGCTTGGCGTTCCCTCACATCGCTGAGCCTAACTGCATCTcggcaggagctgccaggaCCCTCCTGATCCTCGACGGCTTGGATGAGTTCAAAACGCCTTTGGATTTTTCCAACACGGTAGTATGCACCGACCCCAAAAAGGAGATCCAAGTGGACAACCTGATCACCAACATTATACGTGGCAACCTGCTGCAGGAGGCTTCTGTCTGGGTCACGTCGCGGCCAACAGCAGCCAGCCAAATCCCCGGCGGGCTTGTTGACCGGATGACAGAAATACGAGGTTTTAGAGCAGCAGAGATGAAGGACTTCTTGGACCAGATGTTCCTTGACAACAGAGACCTGTCCAGCCAAGTCCTGCATCACATCAGGGCTAACAGGTCATTACACATCCTGTGCACCGTTCCTGGCTTTTGCTGGATTTATGGCTCCTCAATCGGTTATTACCTAAAAAATAGCACAAATCAATCCCAAGAAACAACCGTTGTGCCTAGGACCCTATCAGAAATCTACtcctattattttaaaatggctcTGAGCAACGACTGGCCAGAAAAGCCAAGAGAAACGCTCAGGATCGAGCAGGCTGTGAACAATAGCAAGAAGATAGTGGGCAGCCTGGGCAGACTGGCCTTCTATGGGCTGCTCAAAAAGAAATATGTGTTTTACGAGCAGGACATGAAGGCGTACGGCATTGACCTTgccttgctgcagagcagcttgtGCAGTCGCCTCCTGCTCAAAGAAGAGACACCATCCTTCACAGCCTACTGCTTCTCCCACTTAACCATACAGGAGTTTCTAGCGGCTATTTATTATTACACGGCTGCCAAGCGGGCAATATTTGACCTCTTCACTGAGAGCGGGATGTCCTGGCCCAAGTTGGGGTTCCTCAGCCACTTCAAGAGCGCTGTTCAGAGGTCACTGCAGGCAGAGGACAGGCAACTGGACGTCTTTGTGCGTTTTCTCTCCGGGCTCCTTTCCCCGCAGGTGAACAAGCTGCTCTCTGGGTGGCTGTTGGTGAAGGACGAGCACAACAGCTTCAGGAACCAAGCGAtcagcttcctccagggctGCCTGAACACCGACTATGTCATCTCCTTGCGGACGGTGAACACCGTGCACTGCCTGTATGAAATTCAGCACATGGAGATCGCTAAGGCTGTGGAAGAAGCAATGAAGAACGAGAGCCTGGCCGGGATGCTCACCCCTGTGAactgctctgccctggcttATCTCCTGCAGGTCTCTGATGTCTGCGTGGAGGAGACGAACCTTTCCAGCTGCCTCACCTACAACGTCTGTAAGagcctgctcccccagctcctcttCTGCCAGAACCTCAG GCTGGACAATAATCAGTTCAAGGACAAcgtgatggagctgctgggcagcatGCTGAGCGTGAAGGACTGCCAGATCCAGAAGCTCAG cttggcagaaaatcAGATCAGCAATAAAGGAGCCAAAGCACTGGCCAGGTCGTTGATGGTGAACAGGAGCCTGACAGTGCTGGA CCTGCGGAGCAACTCCATCGGCCCCACTGGAGCAAAAGCACTGGCTGACGcgctgaaaaaaaatcaagtcctgCTCTCCCTGAA CCTGCAGCACAACGTCATCAAGGAGGATGGTGCCACCTTCCTGGCTGAGGCCCTGTTGACCAACCACAGGCTGATGACCCTGCA CCTGCAGAAGAACGCCATCGGAGCCCACGGTGCCAGGAAAATCGCCGAGGCGCTGaagcagaactgcagcctgAAGGAGCTGAC ACTCTCCAGCAACGCAGTAGGAGACAATGGCTCAGTGGCCTTGGCGGAAGCTCTGAAGGTGAACCACAGTCTGCAAAGCCTCGA TCTCCAGAGCAACTCCATCAGCAGCGCTGGGGTCATGGCGCTGACACTGGCTCTCTGCACCAACAAGGGACTCATCAGCCTCAA CCTGCGGGAGAACTCCATCAGCAAGGACGGGGGCCCTGCCATCGCCCGCGCCCTGCGCATCAACAGCACCCTCAGGAAGCTGGA CTTAGCGGCGAACCTGCTGTATGACGAAGGCGGCAAGGCCATCGCTTTAGCGATGAAAGAGAACCAGGCGCTTACGTCCCTCCA CTTGCAGTGGAACTTCATCCAGGCAAAAGCTGCCACGGCCCTGGCACAAGCACTACAGTCCAACAGCAGCCTGGCCACCCTCGA CTTGCAGGAAAATGCCATCGGAGATGAGGGGATGGCTGCCCTTTCCACCGCACTGAAGGTCAACACAACCCTGTCAGATCTCCA CCTGCAGGTTGCTTCAGTTGGTGCAACTGGTGCTCAAGCCCTGGCAGAGGCCTTGATGGTCAACAAGAGCCTACAGATCCTGGA CTTGCGGGGCAACTCCATTGGCGTGGCAGGGGCCAAGGCGATGGCCAACGCACTGAAGGTGAACCGCAGCCTCCGCTGGCTCAA cctgcaggaaaACTCCCTGGGCATGGACGGAGCCATCTGCATTGCCACCGCTCTGAAGGGCAACCATGGCCTTACCTACGTGAA CTTGCAGGGGAACCGCATCGGCCAGTCGGGAGCCAAGATGATCTCTGACGCCATCCGGACAAACTCGCCCGACTGTGTCGTGGACGTATGA
- the NMRAL1 gene encoding nmrA-like family domain-containing protein 1 — protein sequence MAGKKLIVVFGATGAQGGNVARALLEDGTFEVRAVTRRPGKKVAKELKQRGAEVVKADQDDEPSLELALAGAYGTFVVTDFWEHCSKEKEIAQGKRLADLSKCLGLRHVIYSGLENVKQLTGGQLEVPHFDGKGVVEEYFQKTGVPTTIIRLPFYFENFLSIFKPQKVSQGDAFVLELPMGDTPMDGMAVEDLGPVVLCLLKSPQEYIGRVIGLSTGKLTRAEYAAVLSQQTGKTVEASKISPEEYERRGSLGDKELAAMFRFYALKPDRNVDLTMQLNPKARTFPQWVADNKAAF from the exons ATGGCCGGGAAGAAACTCATCGTGGTGTTCGGCGCGACCG GGGCTCAGGGCGGGAACGTGGCCCGGGCTCTGCTGGAAGATGGGACCTTCGAGGTCCGTGCGGTGACACGGAGGCCCGGGAAGAAGGTGGCCAAGGAGCTGAAGCAGAGGGGAGCTGAGGTGGTGAAAGCAGATCAGGACGATGAGCCGTCACTGGAGCTGGCCTTGGCAGGTGCTTACGGAACCTTTGTTGTAACCGACTTCTGGGAGCACtgcagcaaagagaaagaaatcgCACAG GGAAAGCGGCTTGCTGACCTGTCGAAGTGCCTTGGTCTGCGCCACGTCATCTACAGCGGCCTGGAGAACGTGAAGCAGCTGACAGGAGGCCAGCTGGAGGTGCCCCACTTTGACGGCAAAGGTGTGGTGGAGGAGTACTTCCAGAAAACTGGTGTTCCCACCACGATCATCCGACTGCCCTTCTACTTCGAGAATTTCCTCTCCATCTTCAAGCCGCAGAAGGTCTCGCAGGGAGATGCCTTTGTCCTGG AGCTGCCCATGGGGGACACCCCCATGGATGGGATGGCAGTGGAGGACCTTGGGCCTGTTGTGCTTTGCCTGCTGAAGTCACCGCAGGAGTACATAGGGCGAGTGATCGGGCTCAGCACCGGCAagctcaccagggcagagtacgCTGCTGTCCTCTCCCAGCAGACAGGCAAGACCGTGGAAGCCAGCAAG ATCTCACCAGAGGAGTATGAGAGACGTGGCTCCCTTGGGGACAAGGAATTGGCCGCTATGTTCCGGTTCTACGCCCTGAAGCCAGACCGTAATGTGGACCTGACCATGCAACTCAACCCCAAggcccgcaccttccctcagtGGGTGGCAGACAACAAGGCCGCCTTCTGA